A stretch of the Streptomyces venezuelae genome encodes the following:
- a CDS encoding ABC transporter permease subunit: MGDLLVFVLSGLVSGALYALLATGLVLSYSASGLFNFAHGATAYVCALTFYELHSGLGWPAVPAALLVVCILAPGLGWGLDRLMFRKLARVGETAQIVATIGLLVALPAAGLWLVELLSEAGAPVKPAENQFGLPGVGPSPAKSWQLTDGVGIDSDQLITWVVTAVVAVALWVLLRHTRLGLHLRAAVDNRSLTELRGISADRLSSVAWMIASGLAGLAGVLATPLLGLSAHDFTLFLFVSATAAVLGRFASVPLAFAGGLGLGVLQNLVAGYASFAEGITGFRTAVPFLILFGGLLVLTRRQRTAGIAAADAPPLDHLAGASWARRWGVWAVGAALLGTAFYTVTTPFWSGLLTQGLAIALVFMSFTVVTGLGAMVSLAQATFVTGAALVAGLLMSHGWPFVAALAVGTCAAALLGALVALPALRLGGRSLALATLALAFLADQVLFQLRWLRNGDSGWSVPRPVIGPLDLADDRAMGVALVVVVALVAAGLSALRNSPAGRAMLAVRSAPAAAMASGVSVLRTKLLLFTLSAGLAGFGGVLYASYNTRITATDFTAMTGLVWLAVVVAAGVRRPQYAVVAGLVFAVMPRLFADYVTESAHLPVILFGLAGLALANDPDGYCAAVPVRRARRRATVASAAGDVSAAGALAAGAPAIRARGEALAVPGAAPARVRGEAPGEPGTALAGAQGEAPALAGGGATAVAGMGRSGGPGEPESSPTPPLPETVAPPRTPSGAPPPDALALRGVVAGYDGGLVLHGVDLRVRRGEILALLGPNGAGKSTVCRVAAGLLAPATGRVYVAGRDATRDGAVRRARAGVLLAPEGRGIFPSLTIEENLAMRLPEADARTAVYDRFPRLAERRTVPAGSLSGGEQQMLALAPLLQRPPEVLVADEPSLGLAPRIVDEVYALLTELRAAGTALLLVEEKAAEILGIADTVAYLSQGRVSWCGPRAEVETDRLTEAYLGMSR, from the coding sequence ATGGGAGATCTGCTCGTCTTCGTCCTGAGCGGCCTGGTCTCCGGCGCTCTGTACGCCCTGCTCGCGACCGGGCTGGTGCTGTCGTACTCGGCGTCCGGACTGTTCAACTTCGCGCACGGGGCCACCGCGTACGTCTGTGCGCTCACCTTCTACGAACTGCACTCCGGGCTCGGCTGGCCGGCCGTGCCCGCCGCCCTGCTGGTGGTGTGCATCCTGGCCCCCGGCCTCGGCTGGGGGCTGGACCGGCTGATGTTCCGCAAACTGGCGCGGGTCGGCGAGACGGCGCAGATCGTCGCCACCATCGGCCTGCTGGTGGCCCTGCCGGCGGCCGGGCTGTGGCTGGTGGAACTGCTGTCGGAGGCGGGGGCGCCGGTCAAGCCCGCCGAGAACCAGTTCGGGCTGCCCGGGGTGGGACCGAGCCCCGCGAAGTCCTGGCAGCTCACCGACGGGGTCGGCATCGACTCCGACCAGCTGATCACCTGGGTGGTGACGGCGGTGGTGGCGGTGGCACTGTGGGTGCTGCTGCGGCACACCCGGCTGGGACTGCACCTGCGGGCCGCCGTCGACAACCGCTCGCTGACCGAACTGCGCGGCATCAGCGCGGACCGGCTGTCCTCGGTGGCCTGGATGATCGCATCGGGACTGGCCGGGCTGGCGGGCGTCCTGGCCACGCCCCTGCTGGGCCTGTCGGCGCACGACTTCACCCTGTTCCTGTTCGTCTCGGCGACGGCGGCGGTGCTCGGGCGGTTCGCCTCGGTGCCGCTGGCCTTCGCGGGCGGACTGGGGCTGGGAGTACTCCAGAACCTGGTCGCGGGCTACGCCTCCTTCGCGGAGGGGATCACCGGATTCCGGACCGCCGTACCGTTCCTGATCCTGTTCGGCGGGCTGCTCGTCCTGACCCGGCGGCAGCGGACCGCGGGGATCGCGGCTGCGGACGCGCCGCCGCTGGACCATCTGGCCGGGGCCTCCTGGGCGCGGCGCTGGGGTGTGTGGGCGGTGGGCGCGGCCCTGCTGGGCACCGCCTTCTACACCGTGACCACCCCGTTCTGGAGCGGGCTGCTGACCCAAGGGCTCGCGATCGCCCTGGTGTTCATGTCCTTCACCGTGGTGACGGGGCTGGGGGCGATGGTGTCGCTGGCCCAGGCCACGTTCGTGACGGGGGCGGCGCTGGTGGCCGGGCTGCTGATGAGCCACGGCTGGCCGTTCGTGGCCGCGCTCGCCGTGGGCACCTGCGCCGCCGCGCTGCTGGGCGCGCTGGTGGCACTGCCGGCACTGCGCCTGGGCGGCCGTTCCCTGGCCCTGGCCACGCTGGCGCTGGCCTTCCTCGCCGACCAGGTCCTCTTCCAGCTGCGCTGGCTGCGGAACGGGGACTCCGGATGGTCGGTCCCGCGGCCGGTGATCGGGCCGCTGGACCTGGCCGACGACCGGGCGATGGGTGTGGCGCTGGTGGTGGTCGTGGCGCTGGTGGCGGCCGGGCTGAGCGCACTGCGGAACTCCCCGGCGGGACGGGCCATGCTCGCCGTCCGGTCGGCACCGGCCGCGGCGATGGCCTCGGGGGTGTCGGTCCTGCGGACGAAACTGCTGCTGTTCACGCTGTCGGCGGGGCTGGCCGGGTTCGGGGGCGTGCTGTACGCCTCGTACAACACCCGGATCACGGCAACCGACTTCACCGCGATGACCGGGCTGGTGTGGCTGGCGGTGGTGGTGGCCGCGGGGGTGCGGAGGCCGCAGTACGCGGTGGTGGCGGGGCTGGTGTTCGCGGTGATGCCGCGGCTGTTCGCGGACTACGTCACGGAGTCGGCACACCTGCCGGTGATCCTGTTCGGCCTGGCGGGCCTGGCACTGGCAAACGACCCGGACGGCTACTGCGCGGCCGTCCCGGTCCGCCGGGCGCGCCGGCGGGCGACGGTCGCCTCGGCGGCGGGCGATGTCTCGGCGGCGGGTGCCTTGGCGGCCGGCGCTCCGGCGATACGGGCCCGGGGCGAAGCGTTGGCGGTACCGGGCGCGGCGCCGGCCAGGGTCCGGGGCGAAGCCCCGGGAGAACCGGGCACGGCGCTGGCCGGGGCCCAGGGCGAAGCCCCGGCGCTGGCCGGGGGCGGGGCCACGGCAGTGGCGGGCATGGGCCGGAGCGGGGGGCCGGGCGAGCCGGAGAGCTCCCCCACCCCGCCCCTTCCCGAAACCGTGGCTCCGCCCCGGACCCCGTCGGGGGCTCCGCCCCCGGATGCTTTGGCGCTGCGGGGCGTCGTCGCCGGGTATGACGGGGGGTTGGTGCTGCATGGGGTTGACCTGCGGGTTCGGCGGGGGGAGATTCTTGCTCTGCTCGGCCCCAACGGGGCCGGCAAGAGCACCGTCTGCCGTGTCGCCGCCGGTCTCCTCGCGCCCGCCACCGGCCGGGTGTACGTCGCCGGCCGTGACGCCACCCGGGACGGAGCCGTACGCCGGGCCCGGGCCGGCGTGCTGCTCGCGCCCGAGGGCCGGGGGATCTTCCCCTCGCTCACCATCGAGGAGAACCTGGCCATGCGCCTGCCGGAGGCGGACGCCCGTACCGCCGTCTACGACCGCTTCCCCCGGCTCGCCGAGCGCCGCACCGTACCCGCGGGCTCGCTGTCCGGCGGCGAGCAGCAGATGCTCGCACTGGCGCCGCTGCTCCAACGGCCGCCCGAGGTGCTGGTCGCCGACGAACCCTCCCTCGGGCTCGCGCCCCGCATCGTGGACGAGGTGTACGCGCTGCTCACCGAGCTCCGCGCGGCCGGTACCGCCCTGCTCCTCGTCGAGGAGAAGGCCGCCGAGATCCTCGGCATCGCCGACACCGTCGCCTACCTCTCCCAGGGCCGGGTCTCCTGGTGCGGCCCGCGCGCCGAGGTGGAGACGGACCGGCTGACCGAGGCCTACCTGGGGATGAGCCGATGA
- a CDS encoding ABC transporter ATP-binding protein, which yields MSGAYVLEAHGIGVRFGGVRALTDVSVGIRAGEVCGLIGPNGAGKTTLFDVLSGIRRPDRGRMLLDGADITRRSPVWRARHGMRRTFQRQQLFGQLTVAEHLLVAQEWRGSGLPGGGLRDRRRRDRERRARAEEVLAGCGISALGDAYAGGLPVGQARMVELARAVADPPRVLLLDEPASGMSAPEREQLAAVVRRLAEEEGCAVLLVEHNVAFVMELCTRVVVLDLGTVLAAGTAAEVRANPLVREAYLGSAR from the coding sequence ATGAGCGGGGCGTACGTGCTGGAGGCACACGGGATCGGGGTGCGGTTCGGCGGGGTCCGGGCGCTCACCGATGTGTCCGTCGGCATCCGCGCCGGCGAGGTCTGCGGCCTGATCGGCCCCAACGGGGCGGGCAAGACCACCCTGTTCGACGTGCTGTCGGGAATCCGGCGGCCCGACCGCGGCCGGATGCTGCTCGACGGTGCCGACATCACCCGCCGCTCCCCCGTCTGGCGGGCCCGGCACGGCATGCGCCGCACCTTCCAGCGGCAGCAGCTCTTCGGCCAGCTGACCGTGGCCGAGCATCTGCTCGTGGCCCAGGAATGGCGGGGCAGCGGCCTGCCGGGCGGTGGCCTGCGCGACCGGCGCCGCCGGGACCGGGAGCGGCGGGCCCGGGCCGAGGAGGTGCTGGCCGGCTGCGGGATCTCCGCGCTCGGTGACGCGTACGCGGGCGGCCTGCCGGTGGGGCAGGCGCGCATGGTGGAGCTGGCCCGCGCGGTGGCCGACCCGCCGCGGGTGCTGCTGCTGGACGAGCCGGCCTCCGGCATGTCCGCGCCGGAGCGGGAGCAGCTGGCGGCGGTGGTGCGGCGGCTCGCCGAGGAGGAGGGCTGTGCCGTGCTGCTGGTCGAGCACAACGTGGCCTTCGTGATGGAGCTGTGCACCCGGGTGGTGGTCCTGGATCTCGGTACGGTGCTGGCGGCCGGGACGGCAGCGGAGGTACGGGCGAACCCGCTGGTCAGGGAGGCGTACCTGGGTTCCGCCCGCTGA
- a CDS encoding aldo/keto reductase, protein MPQLGFGVWQVPDADAERTVGLALEAGYRSIDTASVYGNEAGTGKGIAGSGLPREELFVTTKLWNGPSETWQRDNVLREFDASLEKLGLDYVDLYLIHWPRPMRDDYLAIWRAFEEIAESGRAKAVGVSNFRPADLRRLRAESPLVPAVNQVELHPLFPQTELRAVHAELGIATEAWSPLGQGKELLTRPAVETVAAKHGRSAAQVVLRWHVQQGVIAIPKSVTPSRIAENLDVFGFELDGEDIAALDTLGAGPDARRIGPDPAVFDV, encoded by the coding sequence ATGCCCCAGCTCGGCTTCGGTGTCTGGCAGGTTCCGGACGCCGATGCCGAACGGACCGTCGGCCTCGCCCTGGAGGCCGGCTACCGCAGCATCGACACCGCCTCGGTCTACGGCAACGAGGCCGGCACCGGCAAGGGCATCGCCGGCTCCGGGCTGCCGCGCGAGGAGCTGTTCGTCACCACCAAGCTGTGGAACGGGCCGTCCGAGACCTGGCAGCGCGACAATGTGCTGCGCGAGTTCGACGCCTCGCTGGAGAAGCTCGGCCTGGACTACGTGGACCTGTACCTGATCCACTGGCCGCGCCCGATGCGGGACGACTACCTCGCCATCTGGCGGGCCTTCGAGGAGATCGCCGAGAGCGGCCGGGCCAAGGCCGTCGGCGTGTCCAACTTCCGCCCTGCCGACCTGCGCCGGCTGCGCGCCGAGAGCCCGCTGGTGCCCGCCGTCAACCAGGTGGAGCTGCACCCGCTGTTCCCGCAGACCGAACTCCGCGCGGTCCACGCCGAACTCGGCATCGCCACCGAGGCCTGGTCCCCGCTGGGCCAGGGCAAGGAGCTGCTGACCCGGCCGGCGGTCGAGACGGTGGCCGCGAAGCACGGCCGCTCCGCGGCCCAGGTGGTGCTCCGCTGGCATGTGCAGCAGGGCGTCATCGCGATCCCGAAGTCGGTGACCCCGTCCCGGATCGCCGAGAACCTGGACGTCTTCGGCTTCGAGCTGGACGGCGAGGACATCGCGGCCCTGGACACGCTGGGCGCGGGCCCGGACGCCCGCCGGATCGGCCCGGACCCGGCCGTCTTCGACGTCTGA
- a CDS encoding RICIN domain-containing protein: MEGIFLLRNAASGLVLETEGSRTGSGTRVRVGPEGPPAAAGAQRWRIVPVHPGAATYHVVNVLSEKRLDVAGASVESGARIQLWKPNGFGAQEWLVEEHLRHGAATGVVSLIACISGLPLDVDPAGYARQWEETDAATQGWRLEPATAG; this comes from the coding sequence GTGGAGGGGATCTTCCTGCTGCGGAACGCGGCGAGCGGGCTGGTACTGGAGACTGAGGGCAGCCGTACGGGCAGTGGTACGCGGGTCCGGGTGGGCCCGGAGGGTCCACCGGCGGCTGCGGGGGCGCAGCGGTGGCGGATCGTACCGGTCCACCCGGGCGCCGCGACGTACCACGTCGTGAACGTGCTGAGCGAGAAGCGGCTGGATGTGGCGGGTGCCTCCGTGGAGAGCGGCGCCCGGATCCAGTTGTGGAAGCCGAACGGATTCGGCGCGCAGGAGTGGCTGGTGGAGGAGCACCTGCGCCATGGGGCCGCGACGGGGGTGGTCTCCCTGATCGCCTGCATCAGCGGGCTGCCGCTGGATGTGGACCCGGCGGGGTACGCCCGCCAGTGGGAGGAGACGGACGCGGCCACCCAGGGCTGGCGGCTGGAACCCGCCACAGCCGGCTGA
- a CDS encoding class I SAM-dependent methyltransferase → MVDYDSEADAYDATRGGVPRAEAAAQAVLGLLPHDTATLLDLGCGTGIVTSRLDRPGLRVFGLDASPGMARMALGRGVPVALASATRLPLADARVDAVSAVWLLHLLCDPGAVAAVVAEAGRVLRPGGVFVTTVDKDAGHDVGSDVDAVLAAYRRARASDEADAVTAYAASAGLRPAGRARFRGHGQGRTPNAVAQGVLAGRYASLLEPQGTAPAELAARLGTLPAPDTPRGEPTYELRAFVRT, encoded by the coding sequence CTGGTCGACTACGACTCCGAGGCCGACGCGTACGACGCCACGCGCGGCGGCGTTCCGCGGGCCGAGGCCGCCGCCCAGGCGGTCCTCGGGCTCCTCCCGCACGACACCGCAACCCTCCTGGACCTGGGCTGCGGCACCGGCATCGTCACCAGCCGGCTGGACCGTCCGGGCCTGCGGGTCTTCGGGCTGGACGCCTCGCCCGGCATGGCTCGGATGGCCCTCGGCCGCGGCGTCCCGGTGGCCCTCGCCTCCGCCACCCGGCTGCCGCTGGCCGACGCGCGGGTCGACGCGGTCAGCGCCGTCTGGCTGCTGCACCTGCTGTGCGACCCGGGCGCGGTGGCGGCGGTGGTCGCCGAGGCGGGCCGGGTACTGCGGCCCGGTGGCGTGTTCGTCACCACCGTCGACAAGGACGCGGGGCACGACGTCGGCAGCGATGTCGATGCCGTTCTCGCCGCGTACCGGCGGGCCCGGGCCTCGGACGAGGCCGACGCCGTCACCGCGTACGCGGCCTCGGCGGGCCTGCGGCCGGCCGGCCGGGCCCGCTTCCGGGGCCACGGCCAGGGCCGCACCCCGAACGCGGTGGCCCAAGGGGTGCTGGCCGGGCGTTACGCCTCCCTGCTGGAACCGCAGGGCACCGCCCCGGCGGAGCTGGCCGCCCGCCTGGGCACCCTCCCCGCCCCGGACACTCCGCGCGGCGAACCGACGTACGAACTCCGGGCTTTCGTCCGCACCTGA
- a CDS encoding 4a-hydroxytetrahydrobiopterin dehydratase has protein sequence MPSEPLSQKEIEDRLRELPGWAFEDDRIFRTYRLGTHFAASALVAHIAAVQDELDHHSDLTLGYNTVRLSVNTHSAGGVVTENDFELAQRVEGIAPAHGAS, from the coding sequence ATGCCGAGTGAGCCGCTTTCGCAGAAGGAGATCGAGGACCGGTTGCGGGAACTCCCCGGCTGGGCCTTCGAGGACGACCGGATCTTCCGCACCTACCGGCTGGGCACGCACTTCGCCGCGAGCGCCCTCGTCGCCCATATCGCTGCCGTTCAGGACGAGTTGGACCACCACTCCGACCTGACCCTCGGCTACAACACGGTCCGGCTGTCGGTGAACACGCACAGCGCGGGCGGTGTGGTCACCGAGAACGACTTCGAGCTCGCGCAGCGGGTCGAGGGCATCGCGCCTGCGCACGGGGCGAGCTGA
- a CDS encoding FAD-dependent oxidoreductase, with product MARTGNSRRTFMAGAAAGTAGALAAAGAAEAATAPAAVPTTRPADGTGTGAGRRVAVLGGGVAGLTAAHELAERGYAVTVYERRALGGKARSMDVPGSARGSRRPLPAEHGFRFIPGIYHNLPDTMRRIPFPGNANGVWDNLVAPREMMFARAGGREDLRAPIPWQGHDPAELTPDEIRRALTGILQTLVRLPLHETAYFVDRALVFLTSCDERRDEVWERTPWWEFTRAGRMSSEYQRILAIGVTRNIVATKAEEASTRTVGTLGEAFVFNALGRGADGPPDRILNLPTNEAWIDPWEAHLRSLGVEFRIGWTVREVRYGDGRVSGVLVEDPAGVRQTVVADHYVSALPVEHARRTWSPALRAADPMLGRCDKLKTDWMTGIQFYLTERAPLVHGHLNCIDSPWSLTAIQQAEHWPARDFPADYGDGAAVDCLSVDISEWDKPGILYGKTAKQCTREEVAREVWAQLKASLNDTGSTLLRDGALHSWFLDPGVDGLGTPNPTNEDELLIHPTGTFHNRPTAGTRIPNFFLSGDYVAVDIDLATMEGANASARAAVNALLDRDGSPAARCAVKKLYRAPEIEEFKRHDRWRYRLGLRNVFDLG from the coding sequence ATGGCTCGTACAGGCAATTCCAGGCGTACGTTCATGGCGGGCGCGGCAGCCGGAACGGCGGGGGCCCTCGCCGCCGCCGGGGCGGCCGAGGCTGCGACGGCCCCGGCCGCGGTCCCCACGACCCGGCCGGCCGACGGCACCGGCACCGGCGCCGGCCGCCGGGTCGCCGTCCTCGGCGGCGGGGTCGCCGGACTCACCGCCGCACACGAACTCGCCGAACGCGGCTACGCCGTGACCGTGTACGAACGCCGGGCCCTCGGCGGCAAGGCGCGCAGCATGGACGTACCCGGCAGCGCCCGCGGCTCCCGCCGCCCGCTCCCCGCCGAACACGGCTTCCGCTTCATCCCGGGCATCTACCACAACCTGCCGGACACCATGCGCCGGATCCCCTTCCCCGGCAATGCCAACGGCGTGTGGGACAACCTGGTCGCCCCGCGCGAGATGATGTTCGCCCGGGCCGGCGGGCGCGAGGACCTCCGCGCACCGATCCCCTGGCAGGGCCACGACCCGGCCGAGCTCACCCCGGACGAGATCCGCCGCGCCCTGACCGGCATCCTGCAGACCCTGGTGCGGCTGCCGCTGCACGAGACGGCGTACTTCGTCGACCGCGCCCTGGTCTTCCTCACCAGCTGCGACGAGCGGCGCGACGAGGTCTGGGAGCGCACCCCGTGGTGGGAGTTCACCCGGGCGGGCCGGATGTCGAGCGAGTACCAGCGGATCCTGGCGATCGGGGTCACCCGCAACATCGTGGCCACCAAGGCCGAGGAGGCCTCCACCCGTACGGTCGGCACGCTCGGCGAGGCCTTCGTCTTCAACGCGCTCGGCCGGGGCGCGGACGGGCCGCCCGACCGGATCCTGAACCTGCCCACCAACGAGGCCTGGATCGATCCCTGGGAGGCCCATCTGCGCTCCCTGGGCGTGGAGTTCCGGATCGGGTGGACGGTACGGGAGGTCCGGTACGGGGACGGGCGGGTCAGCGGGGTCCTGGTGGAGGACCCGGCGGGGGTCCGGCAGACGGTGGTCGCCGACCACTACGTGTCCGCCCTGCCCGTCGAACACGCACGCCGCACCTGGAGCCCGGCACTGCGGGCCGCCGACCCGATGCTGGGGCGCTGCGACAAACTGAAGACCGACTGGATGACGGGCATCCAGTTCTATCTCACCGAGCGGGCACCACTGGTCCACGGCCACCTCAACTGCATCGACTCGCCCTGGTCGTTGACGGCGATCCAGCAGGCCGAGCACTGGCCGGCCCGGGACTTCCCGGCCGACTACGGCGACGGCGCGGCGGTGGACTGCCTGTCGGTGGACATCTCGGAGTGGGACAAGCCCGGGATCCTGTACGGGAAGACGGCCAAGCAGTGCACCCGCGAGGAGGTCGCCCGCGAGGTGTGGGCGCAGCTGAAGGCCTCGCTCAACGACACCGGCAGCACCCTGCTGCGGGACGGTGCGCTGCACTCGTGGTTCCTGGACCCGGGGGTGGACGGGCTGGGCACCCCGAACCCGACCAACGAGGACGAACTGCTGATCCACCCGACCGGTACCTTCCACAACCGGCCGACGGCCGGCACCCGCATCCCGAATTTCTTCCTCAGCGGGGACTACGTCGCCGTGGACATCGACCTGGCCACCATGGAGGGGGCCAACGCCTCGGCGCGGGCCGCGGTCAACGCCCTGCTGGACCGGGACGGTTCACCGGCCGCCCGGTGCGCGGTGAAGAAGCTCTACCGGGCTCCGGAGATCGAGGAGTTCAAGCGGCACGACCGGTGGCGCTACCGGCTCGGTCTGCGGAACGTCTTCGACCTGGGCTGA
- a CDS encoding helix-turn-helix domain-containing protein yields the protein MTSTTTSVGPLLRTWRQRRGLSQLELAGRADSSSRHISFIETGRSRPSEALLLRLADRLDVPVRERNALLLAAGYAPHYAQTPLEDPSLGTLREGLERLLTGYEPYPALIVDGTYTVVAANRGIAMILDGLPDHLLTPPLNAMRITLHPEGLAPRIRNLEEWRGHLLAQMERQIALARSEPLRALYEEVSSYPLPDQPANSARPAPAPDLSAPAPYFALPLVIEHDGHILSFVSSIATFNTPMDVTVAELAIETMLPADPATVKYLRSLAP from the coding sequence ATGACCTCCACCACGACCTCCGTCGGCCCTCTGCTCCGCACCTGGCGGCAGCGGCGCGGACTCAGTCAGCTGGAGCTGGCCGGGCGGGCGGACTCCTCGTCCCGGCACATCAGCTTCATCGAGACCGGCCGGTCCCGGCCGAGCGAGGCCCTGCTGCTACGGCTCGCCGACCGCCTGGACGTACCGGTGCGGGAGCGCAACGCGCTGCTGCTGGCGGCGGGTTACGCCCCGCACTACGCCCAGACCCCGCTGGAGGACCCCTCGCTGGGGACCCTCCGGGAGGGCCTGGAGCGGCTGCTGACCGGCTACGAGCCGTATCCGGCGCTGATCGTGGACGGCACGTACACGGTCGTCGCGGCCAACCGGGGCATCGCCATGATTCTGGACGGCCTGCCGGACCACCTGCTGACCCCGCCGCTGAACGCCATGCGGATCACCCTGCACCCGGAGGGCCTGGCCCCGAGGATCCGCAACCTGGAGGAGTGGCGCGGACACCTGCTCGCCCAGATGGAACGCCAGATCGCCCTGGCCCGCTCGGAGCCGCTGCGCGCCCTGTACGAGGAGGTCTCGTCCTACCCGCTGCCGGACCAGCCGGCCAACTCCGCACGACCCGCCCCCGCCCCCGACCTGTCCGCCCCCGCCCCGTACTTCGCGCTCCCGCTGGTGATCGAGCACGACGGACACATCCTCTCCTTCGTGTCCTCCATCGCCACCTTCAACACCCCGATGGATGTGACCGTCGCCGAGCTGGCCATCGAGACGATGCTCCCGGCCGACCCGGCGACGGTGAAGTACCTTCGCTCACTGGCTCCGTGA
- a CDS encoding NACHT domain-containing protein has translation MPGGRPTRAGREGYPELAELAAWFKQAIEAGHPSINAFVQQHTLDKNKVYEVVRGTLLLSLNSTTALAGLLKQDPSVVEPIWLRAREAMDRRLMAEDESERPRVNSLAEIPRPELALRNVLDALTHAVEQLPYRLLGVAAPPLSTVYVRQRLRADSPGVGGEPNKERDREELRADRSEPAGGDVPVTVAEALNRSEHLLVTGEPGAGKSTLGHHLVSRLARIWLRQESAANPPLSEPVVPVRVSARALVGEGSWSTVLAEATRRALGPYLVTEPSPHLFAGRTPGARWLVVVDGLDEILDRPTRASIIRALSQHARAGSDYRFVITSRPLPEEEMAALRGSHIGMCRIEPFEQEELKLFSERWFFAQDPITSERRAEEFLRQVEDGRLRELVRNPLLATIAAVASTREPERPLPTNRVDLYQRFYEYLVTDEEASGRATPSELRRLRDGQPGRYRLVEWIHAQRTAIIDVLAKERLTTELPLADVACSWVREHKPPDMELPPGWERDFDRLLIDTGMFVYESSGLRFLHHTLAEFIAARTYAASISDSFPEMDEWIERGLGEAQRNFALLTMVLWGRISGNDVGLILDRLLAGDREHASLAGRLLSECGDVNDRYSRAVVDRLIDLGLGNTPIEDRYLTGSLGRLEDRYSAT, from the coding sequence ATGCCTGGAGGTCGGCCGACACGGGCCGGACGCGAGGGATACCCGGAGCTGGCAGAGCTGGCAGCCTGGTTCAAGCAAGCCATCGAGGCGGGTCATCCCAGCATCAATGCGTTCGTTCAGCAGCACACCCTGGACAAGAACAAGGTCTACGAGGTCGTACGAGGCACTCTCCTGCTCTCGCTCAACTCGACCACGGCTCTGGCCGGACTGCTCAAGCAGGACCCGTCGGTCGTGGAGCCGATCTGGCTGCGTGCGCGCGAGGCCATGGACCGGCGGCTGATGGCCGAGGACGAAAGCGAACGGCCCCGCGTCAACTCGTTGGCGGAGATCCCGCGGCCTGAACTCGCACTCCGGAACGTCCTCGACGCCCTGACCCATGCGGTCGAGCAACTTCCGTACCGACTCCTGGGTGTTGCGGCACCGCCGCTCTCCACTGTCTACGTCCGACAGCGCCTCCGGGCGGACAGCCCAGGGGTGGGAGGGGAACCGAACAAGGAACGCGACCGCGAGGAACTACGCGCGGATCGAAGCGAACCCGCCGGTGGTGATGTGCCGGTGACGGTTGCGGAGGCGCTCAACCGCAGTGAACACCTGCTGGTCACCGGTGAGCCGGGCGCGGGAAAGTCCACGCTCGGTCATCATCTGGTTTCCAGGCTGGCCCGAATCTGGCTCCGCCAGGAGAGCGCCGCCAATCCTCCGCTGTCCGAGCCCGTGGTACCGGTCCGGGTCTCGGCACGGGCACTCGTCGGTGAGGGTTCGTGGAGCACGGTGCTGGCCGAGGCCACCCGCCGTGCCCTCGGTCCCTACCTGGTCACGGAGCCGAGTCCGCACCTCTTCGCCGGCCGTACGCCCGGTGCTCGCTGGCTGGTCGTGGTCGACGGCCTGGACGAGATCCTCGACCGGCCCACCCGGGCATCCATCATCCGGGCGTTGTCCCAGCACGCCCGCGCAGGCAGTGACTACCGTTTCGTCATCACCAGCAGACCCCTGCCCGAAGAGGAAATGGCGGCACTCCGGGGCAGTCACATCGGCATGTGCCGTATCGAGCCGTTTGAGCAGGAAGAGCTGAAGCTGTTCTCGGAGCGCTGGTTCTTTGCCCAGGATCCGATCACCTCGGAGCGGCGGGCAGAGGAGTTTCTCCGCCAGGTCGAGGACGGGCGCCTGAGAGAGTTGGTCCGCAACCCCCTGCTTGCCACCATCGCTGCGGTTGCCAGCACACGTGAACCCGAACGCCCCTTGCCGACGAACCGGGTGGACCTGTATCAGCGTTTCTATGAATACCTCGTCACCGACGAGGAGGCGAGCGGACGCGCAACACCCAGTGAGCTCCGTCGCCTTCGCGACGGTCAGCCGGGCCGATACCGGCTGGTCGAGTGGATCCATGCCCAACGGACGGCGATCATCGATGTGCTGGCCAAGGAACGCTTGACCACGGAGCTCCCCTTGGCGGACGTGGCCTGTTCCTGGGTGCGGGAGCACAAGCCTCCAGATATGGAACTGCCGCCGGGCTGGGAGAGGGACTTCGACAGGCTGCTGATCGATACCGGAATGTTCGTGTACGAGAGTTCGGGGCTTCGGTTCCTCCATCACACCTTAGCCGAGTTCATCGCCGCCCGAACGTATGCCGCGAGCATCTCGGATAGCTTTCCGGAGATGGACGAGTGGATCGAACGCGGCCTCGGAGAAGCCCAGCGCAACTTTGCACTTCTCACCATGGTGCTGTGGGGACGCATCAGCGGAAACGATGTCGGGCTGATCCTGGATCGCCTCCTTGCAGGCGATCGGGAACACGCGTCACTGGCGGGTCGGCTGCTGTCGGAATGCGGTGATGTGAATGATCGATATTCCCGTGCTGTGGTGGATCGCCTGATCGATCTCGGCCTCGGCAATACTCCGATCGAGGACCGGTACCTCACCGGCTCCCTCGGGCGCCTCGAGGACAGGTACAGCGCCACCTGA